A DNA window from Lutra lutra chromosome 8, mLutLut1.2, whole genome shotgun sequence contains the following coding sequences:
- the LOC125106959 gene encoding LOW QUALITY PROTEIN: taste receptor type 2 member 7-like (The sequence of the model RefSeq protein was modified relative to this genomic sequence to represent the inferred CDS: inserted 1 base in 1 codon) — protein sequence MASTFKNVLXMIFAGEFIAGLLGNGFIILVNCIDWIRSWKFFLIDFILTCLAISRILLLCIIMLGIGVDIICEEICYNDNQLMTFEILRTGSNYFCITCTACLSVFYLLKTANFSNPIFFWIKQRIHRLLHIIVLGAVFSFCLSLLFKDIVFKNLIKTRVNTDSNQTLNFTVRKYDLLTSNIILNIMFIIPFGVSLASFVLLIHSLWKHTRRMKGTASGDLITKAHVQAMKSMISFLLFFFMYWLSNIIIYLAYVILESLVAKMFAYMFVFSYPSGHPFLLILWNRKLKQALFCVLRKLRWCRNIRKSANP from the exons ATGGCAAGCACATTCAAGAATGTAC AGATGATTTTTGCTGGAGAATTCATAGCGGGGCTTTTGGGAAATGGGTTCATTATATTGGTTAACTGTATTGATTGGATCAGGAGCTGGAAGTTCTTCTTGATTGACTTTATTCTTACCTGCTTAGCTATTTCCAGAATACTTCTGCTCTGTATAATAATGCTAGGCATAGGTGTAGATATAATTTGTGAGGAAATATGCTACAATGACAATCAACTGATGACTTTTGAAATCCTCAGGACAGGATCCAATTATTTCTGCATAACCTGTACCGCCTGTCTCAGTGTCTTCTATTTGCTTAAGACAGCCAACTTTTCCAATCCCATTTTCTTCTGGATAAAACAGAGAATTCACAGACTGCTTCACATTATTGTCCTGGGAGCAgtcttctctttctgtttgtcCCTGCTTTTTAAGGATATAGTATTTAAGAACCTGATCAAAACCAGGGTAAACACTGACAGCAATCAGACATTGAACTTCACAGTGAGAAAATATGATTTATTAACTTCTAATATAATCCTGAACATAATGTTCATCATCCCCTTTGGAGTGTCTCTGGCTTCCTTTGTCCTTTTGATCCATTCCTTATGGAAACACACCAGGCGGATGAAGGGCACAGCTTCTGGGGATCTTATCACCAAGGCCCATGTGCAAGCCATGAAGTCTATGATTTCATTCCTACTCTTCTTCTTTATGTACTGGTTGAgcaatattataatatatttggCCTATGTCATACTAGAGAGTTTGGTGGCAAAAATGTTTGCTTATATGTTTGTATTTTCCTATCCATCTGGCCATCCATTCCTTCTGATTTTATGGAACAGGAAATTGAAACAGGCTTTGTTCTGTGTCCTGAGGAAGCTGAGGTGGTGCAGGAATATAAGGAAATCTGCAAACCCATAA